AAACTAATCGTTGTATGTAAGGGGGAAGTATTATGACACGAGGGGCAAGATGGCGGTTGGCATCCGCACTTTTATCGATTTCAATTCTCTTAACCAGCGCCAATGCGGTCGCCGGAACCATTCCGATCATGGCGGAACGGTTCCCGTCGATTCCACTGAGCCAAATTGAAAGTTTGACCACCATTCCCAGTTTGAGCGTCTTGATTTTTGTGGTCTTGAGTAATCCGATCGCCAAAAGGTTAGGCAACAAAGCAACCGTGTTAATTGGGGTCTTCATCGTCCTGATTGCCGGACTGATTCCGACTGTCGCCAATTCATTCTGGCTGATTTTGGGATCGCGATTCCTACTGGGTGCCGGGATCGGCTTATTTAACGCGATGGCCTACAGTTTAATCAGCTATTATTACGAGGGAACGCAACGCCAGACCATGATGGGCTATGAAGGCTCGGTGAACTCACTGGGCAACATTTTGATGTTTGTGTTTTCCTCAATTCTGATCGGGTTTGGCTGGCGCCAAGTCTATTTATACTATCTGATTGCCATCCCGGTCTTCATCCTGTTTTGGTGGGGTGCGCCAAGTGACCGCCAGGAAAAGCAACCGCAAGCCGATCAAGAAGCGGCCACACCATCAGTTGGCTTGGGGGAACTACTGAAAGGCCGGTTAATGATTTATGCATTATTAGTATTGTTCAGTATGATGATTGCCCAGACGGTGATCGTTAAAATTTCCGGGCTAATTTTAACCGGCGGCTACGGCAAAATTGCCGATGGCAGCATTGCCCTGGCCTTCCTGGGGGTCGCCAACATGATTGGCGGGACTCTTTACGGCCAGATATTCAAACTCATTCATCAATTGATTTTACCGGTTGGCTTGCTGATTGCCGCGGTTGCCCTGTTTGCCCTGGCGCGATCCCAATCACTGGCGCTTACCTACACCCTCACGGTGGTTGCCGGATTAAGTACGTCGCTGGTTGGACCCTACTTGTTTGCCAGTTCTGCCGAAATCGCCGGCAAAGGCAACGAAACCTTGGCCTCTTCAATTCTGATTGTGGGAATTAATATCGGTGTATTCTTAACGCCATACGCCTTGTCGGGATTGAGCCATCTGATCGGCAGTGATCAGCCGGCACCGATTTTAATCGCCGTCAGCGTTGTCTTGGCGGTGATTGGTGCGTTAACCTTCTTCATGAAAGAACCCAATCAGCAGTCTCAATGATCACGCCATTTCTAGGCCATCTTAATCAGTCCAACGCCGATGAGCATCAGCACCATTCCCAATGCTTGAGCAGGCACCATCTGTTGTTTGGTGGACCGCCACCAGCCGAATTGCTGAATCAGAATCGAGCCGATAATTTGGCCGATCAAACCCATCATGATCGTTAGGCCAGCGCCAATTTGTGGAACGGCCACCACGGTCACAAATAAAAATGTGCCACCAAGAATGCCACCCAACCAGTTCCAAGGTTGGGTGGTTTTGAGTTGACTGGCGGTGGGGACACGTTTATCAATCATCAGCGCAACGGCGGCAATCAAAAGCGTGCCGATGAAAAACGAAATGAAGGCCGCTTGGCTGGTGGAATGCAGTAACGTTCCCAAATGACCATTAATTGCCTGCTGCATCGCGGCCAACACCCCAACAATCACCGCCCAAGTTTGCCAGCCAATCACGCGTGTCGGCCCGTCTTGTCGAGTAACGTTGGCGTCAAATCGGCGGACATCGCGATTGGTGAGGCTGGGTAAGGCAACTGCCACCAGAACGCCGACAATCAAAATCAGGATGCCAACCAGCCGCCAAGCAGTCATGGCAACTTTAGCCGCACCGAACCACCCCAACCAATCGGTCACGGTTCCCATCGTGATCTGCCCCATAATCGGTAGAATCGTCGTTTGAATGGCACCAATTTTGGGAAACAGTAGGATATTTGACGTTAGATAAATCGAGCCCAGCAGACCGCCCAACCAAATCCAGGCTGGCTGCGCTTGGATGAATCTGCCGCTTGGAAACAGTCGTCCAGTCATTGACATGGCGAGAATCGCTAAAAACAAGGTGCCGATAATGAACGAAATCGTCCCGGCAATAAACGGCGATTTCACTAGCCGGCTTAAATCGGCATTAATGGGACTTTGATTAGACAACAGGAACCCGGCAACTAGGGAAATAGTCATAAAAATCAGCATTGTTTTCCACCTTCAAATCATGAAATCAGACTATTTGATACACGACATATAGTCGAAAGAAAAGCAGTCAACTATTTCAGGTTAACTGCTTGTGTGAATGATTGGTCACGTAAGTAAAGATCACCAGTTTGGATGACTGTATTATACACCGCCCATCTTTGAAATCTGAAGATGAACCGAACCACTTTCCTGAATGCAGCTTAAACAACATGCGCAACGCAATCTCCATAAATGTGATTCATTTAATAAATGTAATCGCTTTCAAGACTCCAACTAAGGTGCTATCGTTAACCACGAATCGTGTTCCTCATGAGTTTAAGGAGGTCATCAACATGGCAGAGTTGGACGGAAAAGTTGCCATCATCACTGGTGGTGCCAATGGAATTGGTCTGGAAACAACGAAGCTCTTTCTCCAGGAAGGCGCAAAAGTTGTTTTCACGGATGTTAATGCGGATGCAGGTAAGCAGGTGGAAGATGAATTGAATAACCAGAACGCCCTATTCATCCAACAGGACGTCGGTGACGAAGCAGCTTGGGAAAAAGTTGTGAAGACGACGCTTGATCAATTTGGGACAATCGACATTCTTTTCAATAATGCGGGAATTTACATTATTGGTAAAATTGCTGATTTAACAGTCGATACTTGGAATAAGTTAATGCGGATCAACGTCTTGGGAACTTTCTTGGGATTGAAGCACGTCCTCCCAGTGATGGCAGAGAACCATCACGGGTCGGTCATCAACGCATCATCAATTGCCGGAATTGCCGGTTCAGCCGGTCATATTCTCTATGGTGCCAGCAAGGGTGCCGTTAGAACGATGACCAAGGACGCTGCCGCGGAGTACGCCAGCAAGAACGTCAGAGTCAACTCAATTCATCCTGGCTACATTAAAACCGGGATGGCCGACTACGCCTCAGCATCCCTTGGGATACCAGAGAATCAACTTGGCAAGATTTTCCCGCTGGGTCGTTTGGGTGAACGAATCGAAGTTGCCCAAACTGTTGTCTTTCTGGCATCGGATAAAGCATCATTTATTACTGGGGTTGAGTTGCCGATTGATGGTGGGTTCTTGGCCCAGTAATAAGACGATTATTTGTCAGAAAGCGACTGACGGGTAAGGTTTGAATGCTCCGGAATATCGTTTCAAAGAAAGATGTTTCCTCCATTAGGAACGGCTCTCAAAAAAATGGGAGCCGTTTTCATTACGAACAAGATTCATTTTGCGATCTGCTTATTAAGGAATCGTCAAATCACCACAAATCTTTTATACTTGAGATAAACAAAACTGCACTCCAATGAAAGCAGAAAGAAGATGATGACAAATGACAAATCCAGAAATCGTGTCCTACCCCGCCATCTTCAGTAACCAAGACAACGACAGCTATTATACGGTGACATTCCCCGATATTCCAGACACAGTGTCACAAGGCAGAACCTTGGAGGAAGCACTCCGCGAAGCCCCAGATGCAATTGCCGTCGCGTTACCCGATTATGCGGAGTATCCCAAACCGTCTAATCTCCAACGAGTACAGGCTGAAAATCCTAACGCAATCGTCCGCTTGGTTCGCGTAAATATGAAAGAAAAGCTTGAAGCA
Above is a genomic segment from Lentilactobacillus buchneri containing:
- a CDS encoding type II toxin-antitoxin system HicB family antitoxin; amino-acid sequence: MTNPEIVSYPAIFSNQDNDSYYTVTFPDIPDTVSQGRTLEEALREAPDAIAVALPDYAEYPKPSNLQRVQAENPNAIVRLVRVNMKEKLEAMRSKPNNIHQLFSGWSDDGIRDTELDWGDRQGQEFK
- a CDS encoding MFS transporter, which codes for MTRGARWRLASALLSISILLTSANAVAGTIPIMAERFPSIPLSQIESLTTIPSLSVLIFVVLSNPIAKRLGNKATVLIGVFIVLIAGLIPTVANSFWLILGSRFLLGAGIGLFNAMAYSLISYYYEGTQRQTMMGYEGSVNSLGNILMFVFSSILIGFGWRQVYLYYLIAIPVFILFWWGAPSDRQEKQPQADQEAATPSVGLGELLKGRLMIYALLVLFSMMIAQTVIVKISGLILTGGYGKIADGSIALAFLGVANMIGGTLYGQIFKLIHQLILPVGLLIAAVALFALARSQSLALTYTLTVVAGLSTSLVGPYLFASSAEIAGKGNETLASSILIVGINIGVFLTPYALSGLSHLIGSDQPAPILIAVSVVLAVIGALTFFMKEPNQQSQ
- a CDS encoding SDR family NAD(P)-dependent oxidoreductase encodes the protein MAELDGKVAIITGGANGIGLETTKLFLQEGAKVVFTDVNADAGKQVEDELNNQNALFIQQDVGDEAAWEKVVKTTLDQFGTIDILFNNAGIYIIGKIADLTVDTWNKLMRINVLGTFLGLKHVLPVMAENHHGSVINASSIAGIAGSAGHILYGASKGAVRTMTKDAAAEYASKNVRVNSIHPGYIKTGMADYASASLGIPENQLGKIFPLGRLGERIEVAQTVVFLASDKASFITGVELPIDGGFLAQ
- a CDS encoding DMT family transporter, yielding MLIFMTISLVAGFLLSNQSPINADLSRLVKSPFIAGTISFIIGTLFLAILAMSMTGRLFPSGRFIQAQPAWIWLGGLLGSIYLTSNILLFPKIGAIQTTILPIMGQITMGTVTDWLGWFGAAKVAMTAWRLVGILILIVGVLVAVALPSLTNRDVRRFDANVTRQDGPTRVIGWQTWAVIVGVLAAMQQAINGHLGTLLHSTSQAAFISFFIGTLLIAAVALMIDKRVPTASQLKTTQPWNWLGGILGGTFLFVTVVAVPQIGAGLTIMMGLIGQIIGSILIQQFGWWRSTKQQMVPAQALGMVLMLIGVGLIKMA